Part of the Variovorax sp. PAMC 28711 genome is shown below.
TGCGCTATCGCACAGACCGAATGCACCAATCAGTCGATGAAGCTCAGCAGCTTGGGCACGTCCGGGTTCGGCTTCGACGTCACCGACCGCCCCACGCCGCGCTCGGACAGGTCGCACCCCGACTGGCTATCGCCACGACAAGATCATCGAGAAATAGCCGCCGATCAGCGCCAGAACGGTGGTGAGCGCGTAGCTCACCGGATAAGGGACGGCGGCAACGGAACTATCGGATTCCTCCATGATGGCGTTCAGACCTGGCGTGCTGTTGCGCGCGCCCGTGGTGGCACCGGCGGAGATGATCGAATTGAGGCCGAAGAGCTTGATCCCGACCCAGAAGGCGACCAGCGGCGGCACGAGTGCGCCCGCGAGGCCGATGAGCGCGAGCCACAGAATGGTGTCTCCGCTGAGTGCGGAGATGACCTTGGGGCCGACATTGGCGGACAGCACCGCCACGAAGGCGTTCAAACCGAAATCCTGCAGGAAGCTGCGGGCACCTTCGTGCACTGGACCGCCGAACTCCGGATTGCGGCTGCGGAAATAGCTGACGCATACGCCCGCCATGATGACGCCGGCCGACGTTCCAAGCGCAAAGGGTATGCCGGATACCGTGACCGTGAAGATACCCACCAGATAGCCCACCAACATCGCGAGCGCGAGGTAGGGAACCTCGGACTTCATCGTCGGCAGGATGACGTGGCCGCCCAGCCCTTTCGCCGTTGTTCTGAGCGCTGCGTCCGGCCCGGTCAGGCGCAAGACGTCGCCGAAGCGGACATCGCTTTTCGGGCCCAGAGGCAGTTCGGTGCCGCCACGGAACAGGGCCTGCACCGTCACGCCGCCCGACATGATCTTTCCGAGCTCTGCAAGGTTCTTTCCCGCGTGACGGTGCGCCGAAACATGCACGTCGGCGACTTCCAGGACGACATTGCGAGCCAGCGGATCATCGGATTCCGGACCGATCAGATCCCCGTCTTTCAGGATCGCGTCGTGAACATTCCCGCGCACCGTGACGATGTCGGCTTTTTTCAAAGTCGGGTCGTCGGCCAGGTCCAGCACGGCACCGTCGCGGACCACCTGGAGGATCGGCGCTTCGGGATAGTCCGTGCCCAGGCGAGACACGGTCCGCCCGATGAAGCCTTCATGGGCGACGGTGAAAGCACGCATGACGTACGGGGAGAGGCCCATCGCCAACGCACCCGGCGCGCCGGGAACGGGGTCGTTCGCTCCGCCACTGAAGGCCGCCTCGGCCAGTTTGGCATCGGCCTTGGCATCGTGGCCGAAAATGCGCGGGAGGTAGCGGATCAGCAGGATGATGCCGACCGTTGAGAGGACATAGCTGATGGCGTAGGCGGCAGCCATGTTCGCGCCGACCTCCTCGACGGTCATGCCTGCGGGCGGCTTGTAGGCCCCACTGGCCAGTGCACTCTGGCCCACGCCAAGGACGGCCGTGATCGTGTAGCTGCCCGAGATCAGGCCGGTCGCATAGCCCGGCGCGAGACCTGCCAAGGCCGCTCCAAAGTAGCAGATGACCCAATTGAGGCTCCAGACGATGAGGCCGATCACGACAAAGGCCAGCCCGCCCTTTCGCAAGCCCGAAAAGAATTGCGGCCCCACCTTCAGCCCGAGGGCATACATGAAGAGCAGCAGCATGAACGACGACAGGATGCCGGGTATCGCGTAAGTGATGCCATAGGCGGCCTGGGCGATCATCGAGAGCACCACGCCGACCAGCAGCGTGCCCGCCGTGGATCCAAGCGAGATGGTCTTGAAGCTGAACTTTCCGATCAGCGTGCCGAGCGCCAGCGCGATCAGCACGAACGCGATGGGCTGGTTTCCCAGAAGTTGGAAGAAGCCGTGAAGCCCGGCCTCCGTGACGGGCCGCACGGTGTCGAACACCTGCCCGATCACGCCGTGCGTCGCAAGGTCACCCATGGTGGAATCCAGGTTTCGCAGTGGAGTTCGGGACTGGATTCTTCGTCAGGTCACGAAGCGCGCGCTTGATGTCGTCGAGAAGAAGCTGCGCGAGATCGCGGCTGACGCCGTGGCGGATCAGGATGCGTTGGACCACGGTGTCCTTGCGGTTCGCAGGAAGCGGATACGACGCGATCTGCCAGCCCCGCATCCGCACCCTCTCGGACAAGTCGTAAAGGGTGAAGCCGTGGTCGGCATCGGTCAGCCGATAGGCAACCGCGGGCAGTCCGCCGTGGCCGTCGTAGACCATCTCGAACGGCTCGAGCTTGGCCAGTTCGGCGCTCAACCACTGCGCCGTATCGGAACAGGCTTGCTGAACGGCCGTGTAGCCGTCCCACCCGAGGCGCAGAAAGTTGTAGTACTGCGCGATGATCTGGCCACCCGGGCGCGAGAAGTTCAGCGCAAAGGTCGGCATGTTGCCGCCCAGGTAATCGACGTTGAAGATCAGCTCTTCGGCCAGGTCTTTCTTCGATGCCCAGATGACCCAGCCCACGCCGAGCGGCGCAAGGCCGTACTTGTGCCCAGAGGCGTT
Proteins encoded:
- a CDS encoding aspartate:alanine exchanger family transporter, which translates into the protein MGDLATHGVIGQVFDTVRPVTEAGLHGFFQLLGNQPIAFVLIALALGTLIGKFSFKTISLGSTAGTLLVGVVLSMIAQAAYGITYAIPGILSSFMLLLFMYALGLKVGPQFFSGLRKGGLAFVVIGLIVWSLNWVICYFGAALAGLAPGYATGLISGSYTITAVLGVGQSALASGAYKPPAGMTVEEVGANMAAAYAISYVLSTVGIILLIRYLPRIFGHDAKADAKLAEAAFSGGANDPVPGAPGALAMGLSPYVMRAFTVAHEGFIGRTVSRLGTDYPEAPILQVVRDGAVLDLADDPTLKKADIVTVRGNVHDAILKDGDLIGPESDDPLARNVVLEVADVHVSAHRHAGKNLAELGKIMSGGVTVQALFRGGTELPLGPKSDVRFGDVLRLTGPDAALRTTAKGLGGHVILPTMKSEVPYLALAMLVGYLVGIFTVTVSGIPFALGTSAGVIMAGVCVSYFRSRNPEFGGPVHEGARSFLQDFGLNAFVAVLSANVGPKVISALSGDTILWLALIGLAGALVPPLVAFWVGIKLFGLNSIISAGATTGARNSTPGLNAIMEESDSSVAAVPYPVSYALTTVLALIGGYFSMILSWR